ATGTTCGCCCACATAGATGGCGAGGATGGCGGTGGCGAGGGGACGGGACACCAAGGTGCCGAGGTGTTTGCCGTTGAGCTTTCCGGTCACGGTGCCGTCGCCGCCGAGAAAGAGATCGACCTGGTCGCCGCGTTTGAAGTCATCGGTGATAAGAGACAGGAACTTTTTCACCTCCGCCGAATCGGCAAGTTCAGGCGTGTTGTTGCGAAAGCCCTCCTGGAACGCCTCAATGATCTTTTCCTTCTCCACTTTCGCAATCACGAAATTCATCCTGATCAACTTGTCCCCGGTGTCGCGCAGCGCCTCCGATCCGCTGGTCAGGCGTTTCGCAGAGTAGAGCGAGCCCACGTAGACCTTGAAGAAGAATTTTTTCCTGATGCCGCTGCCGTTCAGCTGCAGCGTTTCGGAGTTCACCGCCACCTGCGGTTCGATCTTCACCCCCTCGATATCCTTCGCCGCCGCCGTACCGGCAACAACCAGCACCAAGATCAACACCAGTAGCACTCTCATACCTTGCCACCTCCTCTCATCACCCCTTGGGGGACGTTGTCTACGGCTTTCCGGTCGGGGGAGTTGCCGCCATGGATTCCGGCCTACAAGCTGTCGCAGACCACTACAAAATCAGTTACGAGCAGCAAGACCCAGGCGAGGCATGCCGTATTGGTCTTGATGAGTAAAGTTGATAAACGGTGAAGGAAAGAGTGGCGGTCCTTGTCATCGAGTAAGATGTCACGCTTCTCGATAACGCAGACCATGACGTGCTGCAGGACACCGACGGCATCAAGGCGGGCAAGTCTTGGCATGCAAAAACATTAGCAGCAGCCAACCAAATGTCAAAATCTCAGCAACGTCCCCCTATGGCTTTTTCAGGGAGAAACAGCGAGGCGAAAACCAGTGTCATAAGTTCGGTATAGCGGAAGGCTCCTGAACCGATTTGTCGTTCTTAAGTAGTACGGCTTCGATGCCCACGAGCCGCCTCGCAAAGTGTGTTTCTCGCCGGCCACCGGGCCTTTTGGATTTACCCGCACGTTTTGCTTATAGTATCCGTGCTCGTAGTAGTCGGACAGCCACTGCC
This window of the Geomonas agri genome carries:
- a CDS encoding chalcone isomerase family protein — protein: MRVLLVLILVLVVAGTAAAKDIEGVKIEPQVAVNSETLQLNGSGIRKKFFFKVYVGSLYSAKRLTSGSEALRDTGDKLIRMNFVIAKVEKEKIIEAFQEGFRNNTPELADSAEVKKFLSLITDDFKRGDQVDLFLGGDGTVTGKLNGKHLGTLVSRPLATAILAIYVGEHPADASLKKGMLGK